The genomic stretch atttggTATGCTGTTAGATATTGATAAGATAAACACAGTTAAAATTTGGTGAAGGTTTGGAACCTGtgacaaaagttataaacatttcaatttacgaaaatctgcagtttttgagTAATTGCTTGATTTCGAAAATCTGATCGTTCAGAATTCACCCAAACTTTGCAAATTAGTAGAGAAACATGTAACGGATAAGTTGATACCTCAAAAATCTAAACTTGGAACGTGTAAGAGTTGAAATAAacaaaagaaattataattttgttgttcTGTAGCAGGGCGCGTGTTACTTACGCACGCGATGTGGCAACGTCGCATGGAAGGTTATGTTAGGCGCTTCATTCAAAATCTTACGTATTCGTTGTACAAGGGGAGCAggaatttttctttgttataAGTGTAATATAAAGGCAAACgtaaattaattatcaatttactaaaaaatataaataaatacgaaCATCAATgtgataacaaaatttgtttagaCACACTTAATTGCTAATAAATACTGATGatttcaataacatttttaacCCTACATAATAGATTTTTGCAAAAAGTCGAACAATTTTTGtgtaacttttttatttattgtcacTTGAGGACATTTTCTTCATTCTTCcctaatacattttttaatccttcatacttattttttttatactccTCGACAATCATTTCTTAAGTAATATTTGCTACTGCCATTTTTTTCCTAATGCCCGCTGAAGTACAGTcttttaaatttcttaaattttttaaagcatTTGGCAATTGTTTTGCTAAGTTAATTTTACTTCGTGCCTCAGACCaagtaatatatttttctttcaagaTCTCATTAGATATATTCAATTTCTGCAAAATCTGGTCCAACATTTTTATATCGGCGATTGAGTCATGCGCATTTGAACTAtcaatttgtaaatttatagCTAAGCTTTCCAATTTGTtgtctccttttttttttttttgttttacccGTGACTTTTCTTATTATAACTAACGTATCGCAAAAGCGTTCAATAATACATTCGAAATGTTTAgtcatatatacattttcaatGGCTCCCATTATTCTAGGGTAGTCAAAACTACAGTTATGCGCTGTCAATATGCatttacgtttaaaaaaactaaGGAATTTAAAAAAGCCTACTATTGCTTCTAATAAGGAAACTGCAATCACTCTTTTTCCATGCAATTCCAATAGACCATCAACTAATCGTAAGCCGTGTACCAAACTTGTTTCCAAATCGAAGATGACAAACGCTGgttctaaattattattaatatttggaATTTGAATCTCTTAAAGGTCCAAGTAATCCGATATTACTTTCGTAGATACATCCTTCATTACcttcatttttcttcttcaattcagttttatgtttttaataacaaaCCACGGCGTAATTTCGTCGATGGAAATGTGgatttttcatactttttcTGGCTACAGGAATCAACCCTTTAGcagtattttgttttatttttattgggAGATAATTGCAGTTGAGCTGCTACGTCTGCGACATATTTTTCgccttcattttttttttactgattGCGCAAGCTACTCTAACGCTAGCAGAAGAGGACGCACCATATTGCCGTATTTTCGGCGCCTTACTTACTATAATTGAATGTATGCTTTCGTTCGGATTACTCGATGCCCCAGGTACGAAATTGTCAGTCTTACTTAATAAATAgttgaatataatttataacgcTTCAAAAAGTTGCTCGTCTTAAAAACCGTCTCCGATAACAGAATGCTTATAAGTGTCTGGGCTTTTACGGTAATTGCACCATGTACCGCAAttattatgtatattaaaacaattataAGGTATATTTTGTATTGCTTTGACCATTGCAATGCTATTGCCTTCATTCTGTGATATGcaatagttaaaattttttttcaaataatttaaagAATTGCTAGTGAgttctttgaattttttttatatcttgTACAGCTCGTTGGCCACTCCTTTACTAGTGTGATTCTTATCGGCTTGTTTTACCGCTTCATGATTACTAACACTTCTTACTGCAGCAATCGAACAGCTGTCGTTATCGCCTATCATGACCCCTACTTCTAAGTTACAAGCatttaaaataagattttcATTCGTTAAAAGAACTGCAGCTTTAGGCTCCATCGCCTTAGCACTTCCTACAAAATTAAATCTGCAGTCGTGGCTCTCGATTGAATGTCCAACATCACACATTTTGCATTTGCGATTTAATACAACATATGCTATTACTTTTTTACTGAAATAGCCTATAAGCGCGCCAGTTCCTGACAAGCTGTCATAGCTTCTACCAGTATCTCGGGTAAACCACCCCAAATCGAAAGAACAAGCTATGCGTACAGACATACTAACAGATATATTCCCATTCTGAACATTCAATTCACGCGCATCCGGAAAAATGAAATCGGTGTGTAAATGAGAAGGtctgaaaaaggaaaaaaaggtaATCAATGAACTCTcctaattttttacaattgattCTGTAAATTCAGTATAATTgaagtttattaaaatatatgattgaaacaatttgaaaaaaaatcacatttcataatttcatcagtacaaaataaatagaaaataagaaaaagtcatatattcattatacatatacatatttcAGTAGTtcataaaatgaaatatgcaTAATGGGCATATAAATCTCAAAATATGctaattgattaaaaattttacataaaatcatagtttagtcCAAAAAGGGTGTACGCAGTCTTAGATTTTCTGTTtcgaataaaatattacaTGAGATTATTCATCGATGAATGATTTAATATGTAGCATGAATTgagtgaaaattttcattgatGAATGTTTTCATGCAAAACACAAACTATTTCATCGATGAATGATTTCATGCAAaacacaaaatatttcatcgaTGATAAATTTGTTGATGTGATGGAATTCTAACTCACAGCAATTTTTTCATCTGACGTCTATTCTGTATTGTGAgctgtctctcttttttcgctGCAGCCATACAGCTTTCTTCTGAATACTGCTCCACAAGTTTACCTACTTCGTTCTCATACCTTTTGAAGTTTAGTTTTGGAACTTTTTAGACGTCAAAATCTTATTCAAGTGGGTATTACCCATACCTCCATTCAAAACAcctgaaaatataaaaacgcattattaattatttgaaattgaaaTCATTATAGTATTTGTACTCATAAAAAACCACATACCTAACACAACTGCTGTTGTTAACATTATAATTAAACCGTCCATTTGGAGCTTTATGCTTTTCGTCGGTGCTAATACCTGTATTTACATGGTATTGTTGACACATTATATAGAAGATTGAAGCTAGTCCAAACTGTTTCTCCGATGTTATATCCAACAAATACAATCTGGCCTTACATTTGTGACAAAACAATTTAACAAATGTCCTGACATGAATAAGACGACAGCCCTCGGCAGGAAAGTCTGTAGAAACGTTGGCAGAGTAAACAGCAACATCGGTGCTAGCTGAGCTTACTGTTTTGTCCATGCTGATGCAATTGTCATCTGTATCCAATTGTGTACTGTCAAAGTGAGAATCAGGGTGTTCGATATTTTCAGAATTAGATTCTTTAGAAGACACAGACCCAGTCAAGTTGttcatttttaggttaaaacTTTGAAAGCGCCCACCAACTGACTTAGCTACTCGCTAAGGCTACTTGCTGCACCCGTTTCTTGTAGACTTTTTTCGATACTTTCTTGTTCTTCGCCATGCATGTTTGTGCTTCATTTTGCAAATTCAGTGCAATATTTGTGGTTATACACAGACTAATAAACAGGGAGAACCATACGACagctgtatatctatatacatatctTCCTCTCTCTTGCACGATGCGACGTTGCCAAATCAAAATACTGCCGAAGTCAAATGCGACTTAGCACTCCTTTGACTACGGCCGTATGGGTAGTACTACCTTAAAATGTGTCTGGTAGTCTCCGGCTATAAGTTCACTTCATCCCGAAAACTACCCCTCCTAAGGGGTTAAGGTAAACCGGAAGTTGACCGGAAGAATACCAGATGTCGACCGGCAGTGAACCGGAAGTGAACCGAAAGTGAACTGGAAGTAAtcggaaaaaatacaaaattaccTAGAAGTGACCGAAAATAACTGGCAATAAACCGGAAATACACCGAAAATAAACGGGAAGTGGCCAGAATGATGTATATTTGCTTAAGTACTCCTAAGGAGTAAATCGGAAATTAATCAAGTAATAATTGAcaaaaattctgaaaagtttgaaaagtattattcataaactgtaaataatgttgaagccttttttaaacataaatatatacatatatacatattttagtgttgaaatatcaaaatatttgaaattatgTACAATTCTAATTGTATCCAAtactaaaaatcacatcaatataaatcattttcaaaaatgttcatttaaataaatatttaacgcaGTATACAGTTGAACACATTTCAACATTAATGTAACagttaaatttgaataattagtATAAGctatatgaaaaaacaaatatcttatctattgatctattatacaatattatattggttaatcaaatttttattttagcttttcttttgctattttgatttgataaatatacaatgtcaTTGTTATCCACATCCATCGGTATGGTTTTTTCAAAAtgatgaataaaattattagttGTAATAATTGTATCagttactttttctttgtgtctTCTAAAAGAGTTAATTAATGATACGAAAACGTAAGCGCATACTGGCAAAATCAAAGGGTGACCAAAACTCACTTGTTGACATTGGTCAAATGTGTGGAGgcgtattttttgtttttagaatatgggaggaaaaaattttactgACTCACCTAGGATTGGCTAAAAGCACTGCAAGGGATGTGTTTTTGAGGATTCAGGAGGAAAGTTTTCCTCCAATCATATGATTTTAACAAAAAGTTAAGGAAAGGGAGAGCCGTgcttttctaaataaataccACGGGTGTTACTGCAGAGCGTCAGTTCAAGAATATTCTCCGATTTTTCTTAACCCAGTGAAAATTAGTAACAGACAGGATGGCTCTTCCAAGGCAAAGTGGTCTGCGTAATATGCGGGAGCGCATAAGGACGCTGATATCTAACGCACCAACTCTAATGATGATGTTGGACCACGCAGCATGGGCGCTAGACGCCATAGACTCATgtaagttgatttttttttttaattaaatattgagatattgtatataattgttatatgattctttttttttttttatgcagtCTTATTTATCGTGTCATATTTTTATAGtcttattttattctttttggCAGTGCCACCGATACCTCCAATGGCTGCGATGCAAAATTTGTATCCTACAGGCAGTCCTAACCATCCCGTTTCAAGTGCAAGTCCGAGAAGGGGCTCTCGCTCACGTTCGAGTTCAAGCTCGAATTCAAGCTCATCGAGCTCGAGTTCAAACTCGAGTTCAAGTGTAAAGTCGAAGAAACGAGGATCGAGTAGCACGTTTTGGCCGGAAAAATCGTTGGTCCGTGCGAGTTTGCCTTAACTAGAGCAAATGAGCATCGGCAAGAGCAACAGCAACAGTAACAgtaacagcaacagcaacagtaACGACAGTGGCAGAAAAAGGAAAGCGGAGGATAAAGCAGAAGGTCAAATAAAAAAGCCTTGTGATGAGATGAAAAAATCAGAAAAGCCTTTAACACATTCTAATACGGGTGAgtgataaatatatttttaaatataaattttacgtGTCATTTCACATCCGCACAgcagacgaaaaaaaattatactttcCGACCGCTTAAGCACATGAAATAGTATATGcatgatttttttagttttgtaaaaaaaaatttattgttatttctttttggTTACAGAAGTCAAGAAAGACGTTAGAGTTCCTCTTTCGGTTTCCTCGCTGTTCAACGCaggttataaataataattaatatataattataaataaatattttttttaatcatttttttttgtaatattaaaatcataaaattaactatgtttatatttattttgtttcagATGTAAAAGCACCTCTTCATGATAATAAGGATCATGCCCATTCGTCAAAGCGAGGCTTGCTGAGGCTGGATCGCAGCAAGGGGAAGGAAAATGCACCTGCTCCACCGAAGGCAGCAGCAACGGCATCTCGAGGGAAAGTAGCACCGTCATCATTGCACAAAACAGAGGCAGGTCCATCCCAACCCAAAATCCCGCCACGCATAATAGAGGACATCACGTTCCTCGATtagcaatttataataatataaaaataatattagaatgtaattaataaataaaagctttttatttaactaatgcaataaaaaaatatatatattactttCATGTTTTAAATTACTACTATCTGATTCATCTTCGTTGTATCTCGTTACAAAGTAATCCAGTAACCAAGTCCATATAtgcaattaataaataaaagtatctatattattatctctaaaaaaaattactattatttaattcagcttggtagaaaaaaaaataaaaaatgcaattaatgaataaaaaatatcttataaaaatatattattttctctaaaaaaaaaaaaatgactattattttacttcatccagaacaaaaaaatataagtaagATCTAATGGAATGGACAAGTATTCGATCCGACACTCCCGAGATCTTTAGGTGCACATGCTACCGCCCCTTTTTCGTAACTCGCTTTCCGGCCTCGATTACTGGCGTGGTGAGGGATGATGTATTTCGTTACAAAGTCCGTATTGTAATAAATAgtaggaaaaaaataaagtacacataagttttttaaaaaatatatttttttattcttattaaaaaaaaaaaatttatttccaatACAAGCAAGAGCATATATTCGGTCTCTTAACATTACTGCTATCTACTTCATCTTGGCCAAACGAATCATGTAAGTAATCTAGCAGCCAAGTCCGTATTCCAACGACGTTATAAATGGCGCACATGGGTTTTCTACGAATGCAGAGGTCGTGATTGAAGCAGAAGTATTGGATTTGACTCTGTATTTCTTCAAGTGGTGGACATCCATAGTCTCCCACATTTGATATTGATCTGCAAATAATGTAAGAAAACCGTTTATACTTTTTGATgctttttgatactttttgatgcTTTTagatactttttgatactttttaatactttttgatctttttgatactttttaatactttttgatctttttttgatactttttgatactttttgatctttttttgatacttttttgatactttttgatactttttgatactttttgatactttttttgatactttttgatactttttttgatactttttgatactttttgatactatttttatactttttgatactttttgatactttttaatacttttttgatactttttgatatttttttgatactttttgataaaAGAAAACATAAGTTTAACTTACATGTTTGGTAAAATATTTCTCATCCATTGGGCTTTCTGCTCTCCcttaagaaatattttctcAACTCCTTGCGtacagatttttaaaatattattgagACGGTGATATGGAATATCTCCAGAACTCCACGCTATTCCATGATATGTCTTCTCTAGCCATCCAGTCATTCATTTTTCTTCCTCAGTTAATTCTTTCCAGGCCATCGGAGGTTTGAATAGATAAGCAGTCGGTAAagcagattttttcagattgagaaaactaatttctttaaaaataaaagtgtcCTCAGCTATTCTTTGAAATCCTTGTATGTCGCAAATgtaaactttttcttcttggCATTGCAAAACagtatttttaaacattaaatCGTATTCACATGTTCTAGACATCTTGCAGCTCTGTAGCTAGTCCAAGTAAGAAGTGATCTCGGAAAAGTTCACACTGCCTTATTTATAATACGAAACTCCGCCTCGTACTCGTGGCTAGACTGAAATAGAGATTTTCGGTCGGATGAAAATCAATCGTTTTCATCTAGGATTGGATGATTCCATAAAAGCACAGCTCTCATTGGTTGGGCTGAAATGATGATGTTTGGTTGGATAAAAATCATCCCTTCTCCTAGAAAATCTTCCCCCTCTTCATATCAATCAACTTTCCATTTCACCATTGGTCAGACATTGAAATTTTCCACCTCTCTTACGCTGATTTTTCCTTTATAAGAGGGAATTTTTTCTTAGTCAAGCACACTTTATAAATCGTAGTCATCGAAATTCAGTCTTAACTTCAGTGACAGTGATATTTTAGACAAAAAGTAAAATGTCTTCAATCAGTATTTTTGAACGACTTGTAGATCTTCTTCGTGAGGCATTACTATCTATACATGAAATGCAAAATGAGGATATTAATTATTGGCTAGAAGTGTGCAATTCTACAATCAAAGAATTGAATGAAAAGATCATCAAATCCAATCTTACGAGAGGAGAGAAGCAAAAGTTCCAAACTTGTATGACACATCTGTCATGCATTCAAGTTGATTTCGAACATCATCTTCATCAGGGAGGTGGTCTACAATCCGAGGAAACTGATGCTAGAGTTGAGTGGCGAGATGTACAGTCGGCTTTTAAAAACCGAATACGGACTGGTGTAGTAGTGAACTTAAAACATGTGGACGTTTTAAGTTTTTTGGATGATGCACAACTGCTATTCAAAGATAAGGCAAGAGCATGTCTAAAAGAGTATAATGCTTTAAAAGTTAATTCTGATTTCATCGCAGAATTTTCAGTGCAAAAAAATGGAGAAGAAACAAcagatataaaatattttacgactGAAAGTACTGCTGCATACTTATCAACAGACTTACAAGAATGGTtcaaaaatagcataaaagaGTCTATTCTCACACAATTAGAAGAATTTCAGGAAAAGGACTCTGGCTGGACTCTCAAGAGTATCATAAGTTTGTgcataaatatgaaaaaatattctccaatcAAGGGCACTACTTATATTCCTCTTCCAAAGTttatagagaagaaaaaagcatGTCTAAATGTTCGCAACAATGACAATCAGTGTTTTAAGTATGCTATACTTTCAGCATTATATCCTAGTGAAACAAATGCTAATAGAGTTAATCAATATCGATTGCACGAGAATGTGTTGAACTTTGATGATATAGAATTTCCAGTAAAACTAAAAAGTATaccgaaatttgaaaaactcaACAATATTTCAGTAAACGTATATATGCTTAGAAAGTATGGAGCAAAGTTTGAAGTATCGCCTTGTCACATTTCGTctgaaaagaaggaaaaacatgtaaatctacttcttattcaagatttttacataGACGAGCGTGAAGAAAATAATTGTGCTGATGACGGAATCATGACTAAATACCACTATGTTTTGATCAAAAGCATCTCCCGTCTTCTGAGTTCTCAACTGTCTAAAACTCATGTAAAATCTTATCACTGTGAaagatgtttacaaatattttatagtgaAAAAAGATTGGAAATTCATGAAAATGATTATAAACATTGGAATAATTGTCGAATTAATCTACCTGACTCTAAGAATAACATTCTCAAATTCGAAGATTACAATAAGAATGAAAAAGTTCCTTTTGTTATCTATGCTGATTTTGAATGTTTATTAAAACCTACTGAGAATGAGAATGCTTTTCAACTTCATGAAGCATACAGCATAGGATACTATATGAAATGTAGCTTTGATGACAGATTATCTGGCTACaaatcatataaaaaaaatattggagATGGAGGGTCGCCTGCAGAATGGTTTGTTCAAGAATTGAAATTGATAGGAGAGAAGATTAATCTTCTGTACAGGAATCCAAAACCTATGAAACTTACAGATTTAGAAGAATTATCTTTCCGAAGGAGTACAGTCTGTCATATATGTCAAAAAGCAATTCGTACCGAAGAACTCGCAGTCCGAGATCATTGTCATCTTACAGGACGGTATGTTATCACgttgtttatatattttaatcaagaaaattaatttcttttggCGATTCTAAGAAagtcttcttttctcttcaGTTTCAGAGGTGCAGCTCATAACACCgacacacaaaataaaaaaagttgtctgcgcgagaaatcagacctatctatctttatgtttttcgggtcgctgaattcgaatataaggtcagttaggccccatcacgtcaggatcaaggtcagttggaggtcaaattaagaagaaaaggtttaaaaaaattaaaatgccatatatttatgtttttttggtcgctgaatccaaatccggaatcagtttggccccatctcgtcaggttcaaggtcagttcaaggacaaactgagaagaaatgattaaaagaaataaaaatgccatacatttatgttttttcgaTAGCTGAATCTGAATcgggggtcagttttaccagatcacgtcaggttcaaggtcagttcgaggtcaaattgggaagtatcggttaaaaaaattaaaatgccatatattcatgtttttttggttgctgaatccaaatccggaatcagttaggaaaatttgtggtgatattaaaattgcaaccatgatcttaggacaacaatcaggttttactaaaaatccctgcttcttgtgtttatgggatagtagagacagggtaaatcactacgttaagaaagtatggccaactagaacacattttgaaccaggatcgaggaacattatacgtacgccattgattgaaccatcaaactatctgctaccaccacttcatatcacacttggcctcatgaagcagttcgtcaaagctctggataaaaATGGagattgtttccagtatttgggagaaaagtttcccgcaataagtgaagctcaattaaaagaaggtatttttgatggtcctcaaattcgtactctatttgaagacgaaacatttatcacaaaaataaacgacacagaaaaagatgcatggcaaagttttaaaactgttcgtgagaactttttaggaaataaaaagagtgagaactatcaggaactagttgaacaaatgttggagaatttcaaaaatttgggttgcttgatgagttataaaatgcatttcttagattcccatcttgattacttccctcttaatctaggagatgtcagtgaagaacagggagaacgatttcatcaagatataagtgtaatggagaatcgataccaaggaagatggaatgtcaacatgatggcagatttttgctggacactgaagagagacattaaaacaaataacaaaaagagaaaaagaaacccattgcataggtcatttgaagtaaaaagagttctttacaagagaaaaaaggagtaaagaaagacatcgagagttactaagctagtggaaaaaaagcaaaataagaaaaaaatataaacgaaagcaacttttctctgtacacaaggtagatattatgtgattaaataagattttttacaatttttcggtatctttttccatttttggaaagttttgatatggcatttttatttcttttaaccatttcttctcagtttgaccttgaactgaccttgatcctgacgagatggggccaaactgattccggatttgtattcagcgaccaaataaacataaatatatggcattttaattttttttaaccgttacttcccaatttaacctcgaactgaccttgatcctgacaactttttttattttgtgtgccggtgtaattcatgtaatttgaattataaGGATTCAAGATTTATTCCGGTGGTTtttcataacctcaattatgacacacactttattttaaaagagatAGCCACTT from Nasonia vitripennis strain AsymCx unplaced genomic scaffold, Nvit_psr_1.1 unplaced0237, whole genome shotgun sequence encodes the following:
- the LOC103316041 gene encoding uncharacterized protein LOC103316041; amino-acid sequence: MSIGKSNSNSNSNSNSNSNDSGRKRKAEDKAEGQIKKPCDEMKKSEKPLTHSNTEVKKDVRVPLSVSSLFNADVKAPLHDNKDHAHSSKRGLLRLDRSKGKENAPAPPKAAATASRGKVAPSSLHKTEAGPSQPKIPPRIIEDITFLD